One region of Vicia villosa cultivar HV-30 ecotype Madison, WI unplaced genomic scaffold, Vvil1.0 ctg.003798F_1_1, whole genome shotgun sequence genomic DNA includes:
- the LOC131641519 gene encoding leucine-rich repeat receptor protein kinase HPCA1-like yields MEHHHKLFPLLVLLLFQVSIVASQTDSGDFTALSSLIQSWKNKPLSWVGSDPCGSDWDGIRCANSRITELKLPGLNLEGQLSSAIQSLSQLDTLDLSYNVGMTGSIPKEIGNLKNLKSLALVNCGFSGPIPDSIGSLKKLTFLALNSNKLNGNIPRTLGNLAVLDWLDLDDNQLEGSIPVSDDQGQPGFDMLLMTQHFHLGNNRLSGPIPSKLFNSSMILKHVLFDHNQLTGSIPSSLSSLSKVQVVRFDKNRLSGRVPSSLSQLETLSEIYLSHNELNGSLPDLTGMTSLTYVDLSDNNFVSSDIPSWVYASSLPDLTTVILKDNQLSGTLNLSTGYRRSLQLIDLQNNGVTELEMGSQKLNFDLRLAKNKICLENGVSNEVYCKAPQVIPSYSTPTNGCPTPSCSNNQVASPNCQCAFPYMGNLSSRAFSVSNYSNTSYYTEIEQSLLDTFRKQNVPVDSVSLSNPTKDTVTDNFQLTLNVFPSQADRFNTTGVSTAAFVLSNQIYEPPAFFSPYVFNGFSYSYYGGEPTGSKSSNTGAIIGAVVGILVFLVVAILIGLYIIRKKRTRSSELNPFVNWEQNKNSGAAPQLKGARWFSFDEMRKFTNNFAEANTIGSGGYGQVYQGALPTGELVAIKRAGKESMQGAVEFKTEIELLSRVHHKNLVSLVGFCYEKGEQMLVYEYVPNGTLMDSLTGKSGIWMDWIRRLKVTLGAARGLTYLHELADPPIIHRDIKSSNILLDNHLVAKVADFGLSKLLVDSDRGHVTTQVKGTMGYLDPEYYMTQQLTEKSDVYSFGVLMLELATSRKPIEQGKYIVREVMRVMDTSKDLYNLHSVLDQTILKGTRPKGLERYVELALRCVKEYAADRPSMAEVAKEIESIIELVGVNPNSESTSTTENYEEAGAGDGKHPYVNDDEFEYSGMFPTIRVDPQ; encoded by the exons ATGGAACATCATCATAAACTGTTTCCTCTTCTGGTGTTACTTCTGTTCCAAGTTTCGATTGTTGCATCACAAACAGATAGTGGAGATT TTACGGCTCTTTCGTCTCTCATACAATCGTGGAAAAACAAACCGTTAAGTTGGGTTGGTTCTGATCCTTGTGGAAGTGATTGGGATGGAATTCGTTGCGCCAATTCAAGAATCACCGAACT GAAACTACCTGGCTTGAATTTGGAGGGTCAactttcttcagcaattcagtccTTATCTCAACTTGATACACT TGATCTTTCCTACAACGTAGGCATGACAGGATCGATTCCGAAAGAAATTGGGAATTTGAAAAACCTCAAATCCTT GGCATTGGTTAACTGCGGTTTCTCGGGGCCTATTCCAGACTCCATAGGATCTCTAAAGAAGCTGACCTTTTT AGCGTTGAATTCGAATAAGCTCAACGGAAATATTCCGCGTACTCTCGGCAATCTAGCCGTCCTTGATTGGCTAGATCTTGATGATAACCAGTTGGAAGGGTCTATTCCGGTCTCTGATGATCAAGGGCAACCGGGTTTTGACATGCTCCTTATGACCCAGCACTT TCATTTGGGGAATAATAGACTCTCGGGTCCGATACCGTCTAAACTTTTTAACTCCAGCATGATTCTAAAACATGT GCTTTTCGACCACAATCAACTAACAGGCAGTATTCCTAGCAGCCTTAGCTCTCTGAGCAAAGTTCAAGTTGT GCGTTTTGACAAGAACCGATTAAGCGGGAGAGTGCCTTCCAGCTTAAGCCAGCTCGAAACACTTAGCGAGAt CTATTTATCTCACAACGAACTGAATGGCTCTCTGCCGGATTTGACTGGAATGACTAGTCTCACCTACGT GGATCTGAGTGACAATAATTTTGTTTCTTCTGATATTCCTTCATGGGTTTATGCTTCTAGTCTTCCCGATCTGACGACAGT AATACTCAAGGACAACCAGCTCAGTGGCACATTAAATCTCAGCACTGGCTACAGAAGAAGTCTGCAACTCATTGATTTGCAAAACAATGGCGTTACCGAACTCGAGATGGGAAGCCAAAAACTGAATTTCGACTTGAG ACTGGCTAAAAACAAGATTTGTCTTGAAAATGGAGTTTCTAACGAGGTTTACTGCAAAGCTCCTCAAGTCATTCCCTCGTATTCGACACCAACTAATGGTTGCCCGACTCCTTCATGCAGTAACAATCAAGTCGCCAGCCCAAACTGTCAATGCGCATTTCCCTACATGGGAAACCTATCATCCAGGGCTTTTAGTGTCTCGAACTATAGTAACACGAGTTACTACACGGAAATTGAGCAGTCTTTGTTGGATACTTTTCGGAAACAAAATGTTCCAGTGGATTCGGTTTCTCTTAGTAATCCTACCAAGGATACAGTTACTGATAATTTTCAGTTGACTCTTAACGTCTTTCCATCTCAAGCCGATCGTTTCAATACCACTGGAGTTTCAACCGCTGCTTTTGTCCTTAGCAACCAAATTTACGAGCCTCCAGCGTTTTTCTCCCCTTACGTCTTCAATGGTTTTAGCTATTCATATTATGGAG GAGAACCTACGGGATCAAAGTCATCGAATACAGGCGCGATAATTGGTGCAGTAGTTGGTATATTGGTCTTTCTTGTAGTAGCGATCCTTATAGGACTATACATTATACGCAAAAAAAGAACAAGATCGTCCGAGTTGAACCCTTTTG TAAACTGGGAACAAAACAAGAATAGCGGAGCGGCTCCTCAGTTGAAAGGAGCGCGATGGTTTTCATTCGACGAGATGAGGAAATTCACCAACAACTTCGCAGAAGCCAACACTATTGGATCGGGCGGCTATGGACAGGTTTACCAAGGTGCTCTTCCCACTGGAGAATTGGTTGCAATCAAAAGAGCCGGAAAAGAATCTATGCAGGGTGCTGTTGAGTTTAAAACTGAGATTGAACTTCTATCAAGGGTCCATCATAAGAATCTCGTTAGTCTTGTTGGCTTCTGTTACGAGAAAGGCGAACAAATGCTTGTATACGAGTACGTTCCAAATGGCACTTTAATGGACAGTCTTACAG GAAAATCTGGGATATGGATGGATTGGATAAGGAGGCTCAAAGTTACATTGGGTGCCGCCAGGGGTCTGACCTATCTACACGAACTCGCAGACCCGCCTATCATACACAGAGacataaaatcaagcaatatccTACTTGATAATCATCTTGTCGCTAAAGTGGCTGATTTCGGTCTCTCCAAACTTCTCGTTGATAGTGATAGAGGCCATGTTACTACTCAAGTCAAAGGAACAATG GGATACTTGGATCCTGAATATTACATGACCCAGCAATTGACGGAAAAGAGTGACGTATATAGCTTCGGAGTACTGATGCTGGAACTAGCAACATCAAGAAAGCCGATAGAGCAAGGAAAATACATTGTAAGAGAGGTAATGAGGGTAATGGACACATCAAAAGACTTATACAACCTTCATTCGGTTCTCGACCAAACCATACTCAAAGGGACAAGGCCAAAAGGTTTAGAAAGGTATGTGGAACTTGCATTGAGATGTGTCAAAGAATATGCAGCTGATAGACCTTCAATGGCCGAGGTTGCAAAAGAGATCGAGAGCATAATCGAGCTTGTTGGAGTGAACCCGAATTCTGAATCAACTTCAACAACAGAAAATTATGAGGAAGCGGGTGCGGGGGACGGTAAACATCCTTATGTGAATGACGATGAATTTGAATATAGCGGAATGTTTCCAACAATAAGGGTAGATCCTCAATAA
- the LOC131641521 gene encoding uncharacterized protein LOC131641521: MSDNNPKTPLPPSSTGDHTSTKYSRNKTHINPPETAIPDTATLRDQWKFAVRQYSKWYSHAWGTAILAGTAFFALGWFIKGENPIPSFNSNNNKPSSSHEDKDKPPKPQ; encoded by the coding sequence ATGAGCGACAACAATCCCAAAACCCCTCTTCCACCTTCTTCAACCGGAGATCACACCTCAACCAAATATTCACGAAACAAGACCCACATCAACCCACCAGAAACCGCAATTCCCGACACCGCAACCCTGAGAGATCAATGGAAGTTCGCTGTCAGACAGTACAGTAAATGGTACTCTCACGCTTGGGGAACCGCCATTCTTGCTGGGACTGCTTTCTTTGCCCTTGGGTGGTTCATTAAGGGTGAAAATCCCATACCCTCTTTcaactccaataacaacaaacctTCTTCATCGCATGAAGACAAGGATAAACCTCCCAAACCCCAGTGA
- the LOC131641520 gene encoding ras-related protein RABA1f-like has translation MGAYRADDDYDYLFKVVLIGDSGVGKSNLLSRFTKNEFSLESKSTIGVEFATRSIKVDDKVIKAQIWDTAGQERYRAITSAYYRGAVGALLVYDVTRHVTFENVERWLKELRDHTDANIVVMLVGNKADLRHLRAVSTEDSTAFAERENTFFMETSALESLNVENAFTEVLTQIYRVVSKKALEIGDDPAALPKGQTIDVGSRDDVSAVKKSGCCSS, from the exons ATGGGGGCGTATAGAgctgatgatgattatgattatCTGTTTAAGGTTGTTCTGATCGGTGATTCTGGTGTTGGAAAATCCAACCTTTTGTCTAGATTCACCAAAAATGAATTTAGCCTTGAATCTAAATCCACCATTGGTGTTGAGTTCGCTACCAGAAGCATTAAGGTTGATGATAAGGTTATCAAGGCTCAGATTTGGGATACTGCTGGCCAAGAAAG GTATCGAGCGATTACGAGTGCATACTATAGAGGAGCTGTTGGTGCATTACTGGTCTATGATGTTACACGCCATGTTACATTTGAGAATGTGGAGAGATGGTTGAAGGAGCTGAGAGACCACACGGACGCCAACATTGTCGTGATGCTTGTTGGTAACAAAGCTGACTTGCGTCATTTGCGGGCGGTTTCAACTGAAGATTCAACAGCTTTTGCAGAGAGGGAGAACACGTTTTTCATGGAAACGTCTGCGCTCGAGTCGTTGAACGTTGAAAATGCTTTCACTGAAGTGCTGACACAGATCTACCGTGTTGTGAGCAAGAAAGCCCTTGAGATCGGGGATGATCCAGCAGCGCTACCGAAAGGACAGACAATTGATGTTGGATCTCGGGATGATGTGTCCGCTGTGAAGAAATCTGGATGCTGCTCTTCTTGA